The following proteins are encoded in a genomic region of Oncorhynchus keta strain PuntledgeMale-10-30-2019 chromosome 35, Oket_V2, whole genome shotgun sequence:
- the LOC118368398 gene encoding BSD domain-containing protein 1-like, with product MAEGEGCEGWWGGWLHQSFQAVKDKSSEAYEFIKRDLTEFSNVVQHDTACSIVATASAVRSKLAVEGSSDTTEKVKKSLSSFLGVITDTLAPPQDMTIDCDVITLVATPAGTTEVYDSTKARLYSLQADPATYCNEPDGPLEKFDAWLSCFSLEERKGEISDLLVNSPSIRALYTKMVPAAVAHSEFWQRYFYKVFQLYQEEARRVALKQRAEQTTHTEALGWEEEDEDDFLGATSSSRLNFTPPLEDPATQLSPLTPVTMATTPLSPIPSPSGEHSSTLSLSSDSGSLTTQVELRPARPHPAVVELAQKLNKASLEESEPEGQQEVEREQEQPEVQVETPAQPEPTGKATAERVTFQAPTTRPETEGPQDLRVFELNSDSGKSTPSNNGKKGSSTDVSEDWEKDFDLDMTEEEVQMALSRVAAAGELEDWENWD from the exons ATGGCTGAAGG GGAAGGCTGCGAAGGCTGGTGGGGAGGCTGGCTTCACCAAAGCTTCCAGGCTGTCAAAGATAAG TCATCTGAGGCGTATGAGTTTATAAAGCGTGACCTGACAGAGTTCTCCAACGTAGTGCAACATGATACTGCGTGCTCCATCGTCGCCACAGCAAGTGCTGTTAGAAGCAAACTAGCG GTGGAGGGCTCCTCTGACACCACAGAGAAGGTGAAGAAGAGTCTGTCCAGTTTCTTAGGCGTGATAACAGACACCCTCGCTCCTCCCCAGGACATGACCATcgactgtgatgtcattacgctAGTGGCAACTCCTGCAGGCACCACAGAGGTGTATGACAGCACCAAG GCTCGTCTCTACAGTCTACAAGCTGACCCTGCTACATACTGCAATGAGCCTGACG GTCCCCTAGAGAAGTTTGATGCGTGGCTCTCCTGCTTCAgtctggaggagaggaaaggagagatctCTGACCTCCTGGTCAACAGCCCCTCCATCAGGGCCCTTTACACCAAAATG GTGCCAGCAGCTGTAGCCCATTCTGAATTCTGGCAGCGGTATTTCTACAAAGTCTTTCAGTTATACCAG GAGGAGGCAAGAAGAGTGGCCCTGaaacagagagcagagcagactaCCCACACAGAGGCtctgggctgggaggaggaggatgaag ATGACTTCCTTGGTGCAACGTCTTCATCTCGCCTAAACTTCACACCCCCATTGGAAGACCCCGCGACCCAGCTGTCCCCACTCACACCAGTCACCATGGCGACGACCCCGCTCAGCCCCATCCCGTCGCCGAGCGGGGAGcattcctctaccctctccctgaGCAGCGACAGTGGCAGCCTGACTACCCAGGTGGAGTTGAGACCAGCCAGGCCACATCCTGCAGTCGTGGAGCTGGCCCAGAAACTCAACAAGGCCAGCCTGGAGGAGAGCGAGCCAGAAGGGCAgcaggaggtggagagggaacaGGAGCAGCCTGAGGTTCAGGTAGAGACCCCAGCCCAGCCTGAGCCCACAGGGAAAGCTACAGCTGAGAGAGTAACATTCCAGGCTCCTACcaccagaccagagacagagggGCCCCAGGACCTGAGGGTGTTTGAGCTCAACTCTGACAGCGGGAAGTCTACACCTTCAAACAATGGCAAGAAAG GGTCCAGCACAGATGTCAGTGAGGACTGGGAGAAGGACTTTGACCTGGACATGACAGAAGAGGAGGTGCAGATGGCGCTCTCTAGAGTTGCCGCTGCAGGAGAG CTGGAGGATTGGGAGAACTGGGACTGA
- the LOC118369253 gene encoding oligodendrocyte transcription factor 3, producing the protein MDSDAGSNSSRSSSPDLVVDDSMGSFFSNKMFQAYCQEEGAARAAGQGRADRCAGGGKSKTQADLKEGDDVQDLRLKVNGRERKRMHDLNQALDGLREVMPYAQGPSVRKLSKISTLLLARNYILMLSSSLEEMKKLVGDVYGGSGAQSRTSHPRITLPAPTAHLPLHPLAQNLHSLVGSTASALHHPSPPPAPAPHSPPSASYMGFHHAPVQSLLKDPLHLASSYRHFPGMPCPCSLCQPLPTTTSTLHSFSMGK; encoded by the coding sequence ATGGATTCTGACGCTGGCTCCAACTCCAGCCGCTCCTCATCTCCAGACCTGGTGGTGGATGACTCCATGGGTAGCTTCTTCTCCAACAAGATGTTTCAGGCCTACTGCCAGGAGGAGGGGGCAGCCAGGGCTGCTGGCCAGGGCAGGGCTGACCGCTGTGCTGGGGGAGGCAAGAGCAAGACCCAGGCTGACCTCAAAGAGGGTGACGATGTGCAAGACCTTAGGCTGAAGGTGaatggcagagagaggaagaggatgcaTGACCTGAACCAGGCATTAGATGGCCTGAGAGAGGTCATGCCCTACGCTCAGGGGCCCTCTGTTCGCAAGCTCTCAAAGATCTCCACCCTGCTGCTGGCCCGTAACTATATCCTCATGTTGTCCAGCTCTCTGGAGGAGATGAAAAAGCTTGTTGGGGATGTGTACGGAGGCAGTGGTGCCCAGAGTCGCACCAGCCACCCCCGGATCACCCTTCCGGCCCCCACAGCCCATCTCCCACTGCACCCCTTGGCCCAGAACCTGCACTCCCTGGTTGGCAGCACGGCCTCAGCTCTCCACCACCCCTCGCCTCCCCCTGCTCCAGCCCCACACTCACCGCCCTCTGCAAGCTACATGGGCTTCCACCATGCACCGGTACAGAGCCTGCTGAAGGACCCTCTCCACCTAGCCAGCTCCTACAGGCACTTCCCTGGAATGCCCTGTCCCTGCTCGCTCTGCCAGCCTCTACCAACCACCACATCCACCCTGCACAGCTTTTCCATGGGCAAGTGA